CTCCTTGATCGCCGTGACGCCGAGGGTGCCGTCGCCGCCGGTGCCGGCGAGCACCACCGCCACGGCACCCGCGCCCCGATCCTCGCCGAGCACCACCAGGAAGCTGTCGAGCCCGCCCCGGACCTCCGGGTCGCCCGCGGGCCCGAGCGTGAACCGGCCCTGCCGAAGGACCGCCGTCCTCCCCTCCGGCAGGAGGTAGATCCGGCCGGGCTCGACCGCCTCGCCCTCCTCGACGGCGGCGGGCGCCAGGGCGCCGGCCCGCGCCAGGACCGTGCGCCAGCGCGCCTCGTCGAGCATCTCGCGCTGCTGCGGCACGATCACCACGGCGGTGCCGGGCATCTCCGGCACGTGGGCGAGGAAGCGCTCGAGGGAGTCGATCGCCGTTCCCGAGGCGCCGACGCCGACCACCACCAGAGGCTCCTGCGACCGTCCTTCCATGGGGCTGCCCGATCCCGCACGGGTCTTCCTGGCCAAGGGTCGTCGTCTCCGATGTCTGGCGGCGGACGGGGAACGCGGCCTTGCCGGGGCGATCATACGCGTCCGGCGCGACGCTGTCAGGACATGGCGCCGGGCTTCTCCCGGCTTTCGTGCCCGGCTTTCCTCATGACCGCCCGCGCCTCATCCGGGCTCGCTCCGGCCGGCCTCGTCGCGCAGCGCCCGGCGGATCGTGCGCACGTGGCCGTCGTACTCGCGGGCGCGCTCCTCGTACATCCCGGCCACCAGGGCGTTGCCGCGCCGGTGGGCGTCGGCGGCCATGCGCCCGACGAGGTCGGCCCGCTCCTTGACCACCCGGAGGGCGATCCGCAGGGCGCTCTCGACCGCGTCGCCCTGCGCGTCCGCCAGGGCCTCCGCCGTGTAGGCGTGGCCGATCTGGCAGCGGAAGCGCAGCACCCCCCCCTCCCGCAGCTGGGACAGCACGCCGCCGCAATCCGGGCAGGTGATCGGGGCCGGGTCGGCGCCGTGCCCGAGGGTCTCGGACGAGGAGCGCCCGCCCGCGATCGCGACCTCGAGGGCGAGGTCGTCCGGCACCGGGCCCGGCGCGCCGGTGGGCAGGGCGACGAGGCGCGCCAGCGCCTCGCCGAGGGCGGGCGTCGGCGCGCGGGCATCGACCTGCACCGCGGCGAGCGCGCTCCGCGGCATGTCGGGCGCCTCGGCCTCGTCGGGATCCTGCACCAGGGCGAGTCCGCCGCGGGCCTTGATCGCGTCGAGGCCCGCCGCGCCGTCGTGCAGGAGGCCGCTCAGGAGCACGCCGACCACCCGCGGCCCGTAAGTGAGCGCGGCGGAGCGGAACAGGGCGTCGATCGCCGGCCGGCTGGTATTCTCCCGGGGCCCCGAGCCGAGGCGGATCGCGCCGGGCTCGACGAGCAGGTGGCGGTCGGCCGCCGCCAGGTAGACCCGGCCCGGCGCGATCGCCATGCCGTCCTCGGCGGTCGCCAGGGGCAGCGGCCCCGGATTCGGACCCAGCCGGGCCGCGAGGCGGCTGCCGCTCGCCATGTGCAGGACCACGAAGTAGGAGGCCGGGCTGTCCGGCGGCAGGCTCGCCAGGATCGCCCGCAGGGGCGCCACCGCTCCCGAGGAGCCGCCGATCACCACGACGTCGTGCGCGATGGCGCCGCCGCCCGGCGCCGGAGAATCTCGTCTGTGCGTCGGGGGCATGCCTGTCGCCGGAGGGGCGGCGGCCCGGCGCGTCACGCCGCCTGCCGTCTTTGGGGGGAGGGGGAGCCTCGCATCCGGGGGCCGGCCGTGCCCCAACACAGGTTAAGCGGAGGTGCCGCCTTCAGCGTTCGGCGCGCCGATCCCGCTTCGTCGCCCGGCCCCCGCCCCCGATGCGGCGCTCGTAGTGCTTGGCGACCCGGAGGTGGCGCGAGATCGCGTAGTTCATCGCCGTCAGGAAGCCGTAGGCGCCGCGCACGCAGTGGCGGCGGCCGAAATAGGCCTTCAGGAAGTTGCCCGGCAGCTCGACGAACAGGCGCCAGGTCGGGATCTCGACGCCGCGCGCCGCGAGGTCGTCGGCCTGCTGGTCGGAATAGCGGTTGAGCTTGTCGAGCTGGTCGCCGAGCGAGCGGACCGAGAAGTGGTGGATCACCGCCTTGAGCCGCCCGACCGTGGCGCCGGGCTCGAGATCGACCCGGTCGTGCACCGGCGAGGGCGAGTAGCGGCCCCGGTCGCGCCGGTAGAGCCGCACCGGCCGGAGCGTGTAGGCGAGGCGGTGGGGTCTGGCCTCGCCGGGGAACACCTCGGCGATGCCGAGCGCGTAGGCCGGGTGCGGCGGCTCGCCCGAGGCGAAGAGCCCGCGGATCTCGGCGGCGAGCGCCGGCGGCACCACCTCGTCGGCGTCGAGGTTGAGCATCCAGACGTGCCGGCACTGCTCCTCGGCGAAGCGCTTCTGCGGGCCGTAGCCGGGCCAGCCCCGCTCGATCACCCGGGCGCCGTGGGACGCGGCGATCTCCCGCGTGCCGTCGGTCGAGCCCGAATCGACCACGATCAGGTCGTCGGTCAGGTCGCGGACCGCCGCCAGGGTGGCGCCGAGGCGGTCGGCCTCGTTGTGGGCGATGAGGAAGATCGAGAGGGGGAGGGGGGCGAGCATGGACCGACGCGGGAGGGCCCCGGCCCGCCTGGAGAGCGCCGGGGGATGTCGGGGCAGCCTCTAGAGCACTTTTCGGCGTTCTGGAAACCGGTCCGGGCCGGAGGGGCCGACCGGCGGGCGGGAGCGTGCCCTGGCGGCAACGGCCGCCCGAAGAAGCGCGCTCGCGCCCCGCCGCCCCATTGGCGCCGCATCGGTTTGGCTCATCCTTAAGCAGTGCCCGGGACAATCGGGTGCGAGGAATCGTTCGGTGCCGCAGGGTTTCGCGGGACGAGCGGGGAGCGGGTTCGTGGTGATGAGGTGTCTCGTGCGCGGCCGGAGCCTGGGAATCCTCCTCGTCGCGACGGTGCTCGGCGCCTGCGCGGGCACGCCGAAGGGCGTGCTGGCCCCGGTCGCCGCGACGGTGCCGGGGGCGTCAAAGGTCGACATGCTGGTCGCGACGACCCGCAAGACCGCCGCCAACCCGGGCGAGATGTATTCCGGCGACCGCGGGCCGGCCCTGTCCTACGCCGACATCACGGTCTCGATCCCGCCGGATTCGATGCGCCAGCCCGGCACGGTGCAGTGGCCGAAGGAACTGCCCGGCAACCCCGCCACCGACTTCGTGACCCTCAAGGCCGAGACCCTGGACCGGCCGGAGGCGGCGGCCCGCCTGCGCCGCAGCGCCGCGCGCACGGGCAAGCGCCACGTCCTCGTGTTCGTCCACGGCTTCAACAACCGCTTCGAGGACGCGGTCTACCGCTTCGCCCAGATCGTGCACGACACCAGGGCCGACGTGGTGCCGGTGCTGTTCACCTGGCCGTCCCGCGGCAGCGTGCTCGCCTACGGCTACGACCGCGAGAGCACCAACTACTCCCGCAACGCCCTCGAGGGCGTGCTGCGGCGCCTCGCCCAGAACCCGGAGGTGGCCGAGGTCACGGTGCTCGCCCACTCGATGGGCAACTGGCTCGTGCTCGAATCCCTGCGCCAGATGGCGATCCGCGACGGGCGCGTCGCGCAAAAGATCCGCGACGTGGTGCTGGCCGCCCCCGACGTCGACGTCGACCTCGCCCGCGAGGCGTTCCGCGACATGGGCCCGACCCGGCCCCGGCTCAGCCTGTTCGTCTCCCAGGACGACAACGCCCTCGCGGTCTCGCGCCTGGTCTGGGGCAATTCCGGCGCGCGGTTAGGCGCCATCGACCCCTCGACCGAGCCCTATCGCAGCGAGCTCGCCCGCGAGAACATCGCGGTCCTCAACCTCACGACGATGAAGGGGGAGGACGCCCTCAACCACGGCAAGTTCGCCGGCAGCCCGCAGCTCGTGGCGCTGCTGGGCAACCGCCTGGCGCAGGGACAGACCATCACGGATTCCCGCGTCGGCCTCTCAGACCGCATCGTCCAGATGACGGCCGGCGCCGCCGCCACCGTCGGCACCGCGGCCGGCCTCGCGGTCTCGGCCCCCGTGGCGGTGGTCGACGCCCAGAGCCGCGAGACCTACGGCGAGCACCTGCGCAACCTCGGCCAGGGCATCGGCGACACGGCGGAAGGGGCGGTCGATCTCGCCACCGCGCCGGCCCGGGCGCTCGGGGGGCGGTGAGAGGGTCGGCGGCGCAACGGTTGTGGCTCGCGATCCAGGTCCGCTGCGACGAGCAGCAGGAACGGGGGAGGCTCGATAGGGGGCTCGCGGGATCGCTCCGGGTGGCATCAGTCTGTGCACAAGTGCGGCGGCGCACGTGACGGCGGCTTGTCGCAGGGGCGGGCTGCGCTCTGTGTATGAGTGTGGATAAATAGCATGTTCTCCACACGTTCTTCCGGTGGTAGTCTCTTGAATCGGTCCTCAACCAGGTGCCCGTCGTGAACCCGCTGCCCCCCATCCCGACTCGCTTGTTGAAGGCTAAGGTTCACGGCCTCGCGGAGGCTGCTGCGTCACGACTGAAATTTGAGCCCGGCGACGCAATGGAGCCATTGGTCGTGCGACTTGGTGGCCGAATAGAGTATTAAACTGCCGACACAAACTTTGATAGGTTGCCCGAGTCAATCATCGTTCGATCAACCAACGATTTTACGATCTTTCTACCGAGCGTAACGTCGGTGGTAAGGGATAGATTTACGATAGCCCACGAGCTTGGTCATTTATTTCTACATTACGCCATGATTGTCAGAAATTTTCCTGGCGCAATGATGATTGCAACGCGTTGGGTCAAGGAAGATAATGATGATTTGAAGCGCGCCGAATGGGAAGCGAATTGGTTTGCTGCAGCATTTCTTATGCCTGCTGCTAAGTTCAAGAAGTGCCTCGAAGAAAATGATGGTCACGTGAATGTTGTTGCCGTCCAATTCGGCGTGAGCCCGAAGGCGGCGGAAGTGCGTGCGCAATCTCTGGGCCTTTTTGTGTATGCTTGAGTGCCCCGATTACCGTCTAAGGCTGTTTTTGTCTGTCGATCTTGTTGGGTCGACGGCTTTTAAATCGAAGCATGCCGACAGACGTGAAGAGAACGAGCCGTATCCAGTCTGGCTGAATCGAACGCGAAGCTTTTACAGGCATTTCCCGCAAATGCTTAATAAGCATTATAATGAATTTTTGGGTGTAGTTGAACATAGAAATGCGTTTTCCGAGATGGCGCCAAAAATTTGGAAAACTGTTGGGGATGAAATCATATTTTGCATTCGCATAATATGTTTAGAGCATCTTTCGTATTGTATGAAAGCATTCGTGCGAGCGCTCTCATCATACGGTGAGGCGATCAATCGGCAGGAGAAGGAGCTGGATGTAAAAGGGTGCGCGTGGATCGTATCCTTTCCTGCTCCAAATGCGACGGTTCTATCTCCAAGCGGTGCTTCGGGCGACATGCGACAAACTGAAATCGGAGCACAGCTCGACGAGGCGGATGAAATAAAGGCCGATTTCAATCCGAGGGAATATGATTTTTTAGGTAAGCAGATTGACACTGGATTTCGGGTCTCGAAATTCGCTCAATCGCATGAGCTTGCCCTATCAATCGATTTGGCGTGGCTGCTAACGCTCGTGCGACATCGAGATCTGGTCGATTTTAATTTTTTGTATAAAGGACGAGAGGCTTTGAAGGGCGTAATTGGAGGAATCCCTTACCCGATCATAACAATTCAAACGGAAAGATCGGTTCATCGTCGCGAGCTCGAAGCACTCGAAAGATCTGTTAATGGCACGGGCTTTGCTGAGCCGTTTGGTTTGCACAAATATATTTATAAATTTATGGAAATCAATGAAATAGAAATGCCGATTTTAAAAGCATTTGGTGAGAGTATTGAATCAGAAGAACTGCCCATATGCTATAAGAATATCAAATCTGCATGGAATTCAGCCGCACAAGAAACGGACAAAAGAGAAATATTAAAGGACGAAGCAAATAAATATGAAGATCAAGAAAATGATAGCGACGGCGCTAGTCTTTCCACCGATCCAATCGAATATTTAGACAGTTTTATGGAAAAAATTACGAAGGAGTAAATTGAGGTTTAATATAAAACATTGAATGTTTCCTACATCATCGTGCATGATAGTCTTTTTCATAATATATAAGTGTATATATAAATGGTCGGACCCTGCACGCCTCGATCATGGGCATCATCAGTCATGAGACCAGAGCGGTGGCTCGGCATAGAGAAGTGACATAATGGCGTTGCCGACGACGCCGAAGATGCGAGGAAAGCCGCCATGCACCACCCCACGCGCCGCACCCTTCTCGCCGGCGCCGCCGCGACCGCGATCCTCCCGAGCCCGCACGTCCGGGCGCAGGGCGGGCCTCTCCGGCTCAAATGCGGCGTCGTCACCCCCGACACCCATCCGGCGACGATCCGCCTGCGCGAGGCGGCCGACAAGGTGGCGAAGGAGACCAATGGCGCCATCGAGGTCGCGGTGTTTCCCAACGGCCAGCTCGGCTCCGACACCGACATGCTGAGCCAGCTGCGCTCGGGCGCGCTCGAGATGTTCGCGCAATCGTCCTCGAACCTCGCGACGCTGGTGCCGCGGGCCTCGCTCATCAACATCGCCTTCGCGTGGAGCGGCTACGACAAGGTCTGGCCGGCGGTCGACGGCGAGCTCGGCGCCTATATCCGGTCCGAGATCACGAAGGCCGGCCTCGTCCCGTTCGAGCGGATGTGGGACAACGGCTTTCGCCAGACCACGACCAGCACCCGCCCGATCAAGAGCCCGGCGGATTTCGAGGGCCTGAAGCTCAGGGTGCCGAACAGCGCGCTGTTCACCTCCGCCTTCCGGGCGCTCGGCGCCGCGCCCGTCGCCCTCAACTTCTCGGAGGCCTACTCGGCCCTGCAGACTAAGGTGGTGGACGGCCAGGAGAACCCGCTCGCCATCATCACGAGCTTCAAGCTGGCCGAGGTGCAGAAGTACCTCTCCTTCACCAACCACATCTGGGACGGGTTCTGGCTGATGTCCGGGAACCGGACCTGGTCGCGCCTGCCGGAGGACGCGAAGGCGGTGCTCGCGCGCCACTTCGACCAGGCGGCCCTCGACCAGCGGCAGGACATCGCGAGCCAGGGCGTGGCGATGCGCGAGGCGCTGGCCAAGGCCGGCTTCGCGATCAACGACGCGCCGGCCGGTCCCTTCCAGGACAAATTGCGGAGCGCCGGCTTCTACACCGAGTGGAAGGGCAAGTACGGCGCCGAGGCCTGGGGGCACCTGGAGAAGTTCGCCGGGGCGGTGTCGTAGAACGCCTCGACACCCGTCTCATCCCGCCTCGTCGTCCCGGGGCTCCGCGCGGCCCCGGGACGACGTCGATGGATGGACGGAATGCCGGGGGAGCGACCGGAGGCCTACCCCGCCTCCAGCGGCCGCATCACCGCGTAGAGCGCGCTCTTCGCCTCGAAGCCGATGCCGGGCACGTCCGGCATCGCGACCCGGCTGTCCTCGACCGGCACCGCATCGGCGAAGCCGCCGAAGGGGGCGAAGACGTCCGGGTAGCTCTCGTTTCCGCCGAGGCCCAAGCCCACCGCGATGTTGAGGGCGAACTGGTGCCCGCCATGGGGCACGCAGCGGCGCGGCGACCAGCCGTGGGCGCGGAGCACGTCGAGGGTGCGCAGGTACTCGACGAGCCCGTAGGACAGGGCGGGGTCGAATTGCAGGATGTCGCGGTCGGGCCGCAGGCCGCCGTGGCGGATCAGGTTGCGGGCGTCCTGGTGCGAGAACAGGTTCTCGCCGGTGGCGAGCACGCCGTCATAGGTCGTGGCGAGCGCGGCATGCGCCAGGCAGTCGAGGGGATCGACCGGCTCCTCGTACCAGCGCAGGCCGAACGGCGCGACGGCGCGGCCGAAGCGGATCGCCTCCTCGAGGGTGAAGCGGCCGTTGACGTCGACGCAGAGGCGGGCGCCGTCGCCGCCGAGCACGGAGAGCACCGCCTCGATCCGGGCGAGATCCTCCTCCAGCGGCACCAGCCCGACCTTCATCTTCACGGTGCTGTAGCCGCGGTCGAGGTAGGAGCGCATCTCGTCCTGGAGGGCGCCGACACCCTTGCCCGGGTAGTAGTAGCCGCCCGCGGCGTAGACCCAGGCGGTCGGGTCGGCCTCGCCGCCGCGGTAGCGGTCGGCGAGCAGCCGCCACAGCGGCACGCCCTTCGCCTTGGCGAGCGCGTCCCACAGGGCCATGTCGAGGACGCCGACCGCCACCGAGCGCTCGCCGTGACCGCCGGGCTTCTCGTTCCTCATCATCGCCGCCCAGGCCCGGTGCGGGTCGATCAAGCCGTCCTCGCCCTGGAGGTCCGGGGCGGCGGCCAGGAGGCGCGGGATGAAGCGCTCGCGCAGGAGCCCCTGCGGCGCGTAGCGCCCGTTCGAGTTGAAGCCGAAGCCGACGACCGGGCGGCCGTCGACGACGGCGTCGGTCACCACCGCGACGACGCTCGCCGTCATGGTCGAGAAGTCGATCCAGGCGTTGGCGATGTCCGACTTGATCGGCGCGACGATGTCGCGGATGGCGGTGATGCGCATGGGGACGCCCCTACGAGTTCGGTCGCCTCGTCTCGTAGGACCCCGAGCCGGCGCTGACAAATGCGCCGGACGCGCGGGATGCCGGCGCCGGCAAATGGGCGCCGGCAAGTGGGCGCCGGCGCCGGGATGTCAGCGTGCGGTGCCGTTCTTCTGCGCGCCCGGGCCGGTGCCGGGGGCGCCGCTGCCGGTCGGGCCGTCGCGCTGCACCGTGGGGCCGGGACCCATGTTGCCGCCGCTCGACCCTTGCGAGCCGGTCGAGCCCATGCTGCCGGGATTGTTGCCGCCGATGCCGTTGCCCGGCGGCTGGCTCGCCATGCCCGAGCCGGTATTGCCGCTCGAGGACGGAGCGGCGCCCGAGCCGTTGTTGATGCCCTGGGCGGCGACGCCGGCCGCCGTGCCGGTCACGAGGGCGAAGGCGAGGAGGGAGATGCGGAGCGACATGAGGCTAACCGGTCCGGGATGAGTCGGACCGGGGCAACGGCGGGACGCTGCGGGCGTTCCCCGCCCGGGAAACACCTCTGGCGGATCGGGCCTGGCCCGACCCCGGACCGACGGTCGACGCCGCCCGGCGGATTAAACCCTTGGCATCGCGTGCCACTCGCGGGCAGAGTGCGCCGCCTGTCGTCCCGCTGTCACGGGGCGGCGGCTATGGCCGCCCGGAAGAAGGTGGCGTGGATCTTGAAAGGGAGCGCGCGGGGTCCGGTCCCGGCCCGTCCTCGCGCGAAGGAGTTGTGATGCAGGTGTTCCTGGTCGCCCTCGGGCTCATCGTCGTCCTGGTCGCCGTCGGCGTGTTCGGTCATCATCCCGATCACCGCGAGGAGCCGACGCCGCGGCGGCGCGGCTGAGGAGGCCTTTCGGGCGGCACGGCCGAGGAGGCCGTTCGGGCGGCGCGGCCGAGGAGGCCGTTCGGGCGGCGCGGCCGAGGGGGTATCGGCGCGGCGCAACGGCCGCGTCCCTGCCGCGTTGGATCCTGCGGACGGCCGTGCCTCGCGCCACGAGGATCGTCCTCCTGCGACAGGAGCCCACCATGCCCGCATCGCGTCCGATCATCCGCGCGCTGCTCACCGGCGCCCTCGCCGCCGGCAGCCTCGCGCAGGCTCATGCCCAAGCCCAGAGCCTTCCCGACCAGACCGGCACCGGGGGCGGGCCGCGCTCGACCATCACGGCCCCGAATACCAGCTCGGTCGGCCAGGTCATGCCGCATTCCGGCCGGCCCGAAGCGGGCCTGGAGCGCAGGATCGACGACCGCACCCGCCAGGAGCGCGTCGACGACCGGATCGATTCCGGCATCTGCGTCGGCTGCGGCCGTTAGCGCATTTCCCGACGACGCGGATACCGGCCCGTCGACAGGCGACGCGGCACGATCAAAGACCGGGAGCATCATCCGATCGCCCGCGATCGGATGATCTCGCGGGGGCTCAGCCCAGCATCTCCGCCAGCCGCGCCCGGGCCCGGTTGATCCGGCTCTTCACGGTGCCGACCCGGCACTCCATCGCGGTCGCGATGTCCTCGTAGGAGAGGTCGTGGACGGCCGAGAGCAGGAGCGCCTCGCGCTGGTCCGGCACCAGGCGGTCGAGGGCGGCCTGCACGTCGCGCAGGTCGACGTTGCCCTGCTGGGCCGGCAGGGAGACGAGGCTCGCGGCGAACAGCCCGTCGGGATCGCCGACCTCGCGGGCGCGCTTCTGGTGCTCGGAATAGAAGCTGTTGCGCAGGATGGTGTAGAGCCAGGCCGAGAGGTGGGTGCCGGGCGCGAACCGGTCCTGGGCCGCCCAGGCCTTGAGCAGCGTCTCCTGCACCAGGTCGTCGGCGCGGGTGCGATCGTTGCACAGGGTCACGGCCCGGCGCCGCAGCCGCGGCACCTCCTCCAGGAGGTCGCGGCGGAACGCCTCCGCGGGCGCGGCGTCGAGGCCGGCGAGCGCCGCGGCGAGGCGGGCGACCAGGTCCTGCAGGTGCGCGCAAGGCGGCAGCGCCGCGTCGTCGTAGGCGGCGCGCAGGGTCGCGCCGAGATGGGCCTGGATGCCGGCCGGCAGGGCCGGCGCCTCGGCGCGCTCCGGACCGAGCCGGTCCGGGTCGTTCGTGGTCAGCGACGGCATCGTGCGGTCTCCGGTGACCGACGGCTTAAGGCACGTCCCGGCGTACCATTACA
The sequence above is drawn from the Methylobacterium terrae genome and encodes:
- a CDS encoding sigma-70 family RNA polymerase sigma factor → MPSLTTNDPDRLGPERAEAPALPAGIQAHLGATLRAAYDDAALPPCAHLQDLVARLAAALAGLDAAPAEAFRRDLLEEVPRLRRRAVTLCNDRTRADDLVQETLLKAWAAQDRFAPGTHLSAWLYTILRNSFYSEHQKRAREVGDPDGLFAASLVSLPAQQGNVDLRDVQAALDRLVPDQREALLLSAVHDLSYEDIATAMECRVGTVKSRINRARARLAEMLG
- a CDS encoding ImmA/IrrE family metallo-endopeptidase, coding for MVRDRFTIAHELGHLFLHYAMIVRNFPGAMMIATRWVKEDNDDLKRAEWEANWFAAAFLMPAAKFKKCLEENDGHVNVVAVQFGVSPKAAEVRAQSLGLFVYA
- a CDS encoding glycosyltransferase family 2 protein is translated as MLAPLPLSIFLIAHNEADRLGATLAAVRDLTDDLIVVDSGSTDGTREIAASHGARVIERGWPGYGPQKRFAEEQCRHVWMLNLDADEVVPPALAAEIRGLFASGEPPHPAYALGIAEVFPGEARPHRLAYTLRPVRLYRRDRGRYSPSPVHDRVDLEPGATVGRLKAVIHHFSVRSLGDQLDKLNRYSDQQADDLAARGVEIPTWRLFVELPGNFLKAYFGRRHCVRGAYGFLTAMNYAISRHLRVAKHYERRIGGGGRATKRDRRAER
- a CDS encoding mandelate racemase/muconate lactonizing enzyme family protein — encoded protein: MRITAIRDIVAPIKSDIANAWIDFSTMTASVVAVVTDAVVDGRPVVGFGFNSNGRYAPQGLLRERFIPRLLAAAPDLQGEDGLIDPHRAWAAMMRNEKPGGHGERSVAVGVLDMALWDALAKAKGVPLWRLLADRYRGGEADPTAWVYAAGGYYYPGKGVGALQDEMRSYLDRGYSTVKMKVGLVPLEEDLARIEAVLSVLGGDGARLCVDVNGRFTLEEAIRFGRAVAPFGLRWYEEPVDPLDCLAHAALATTYDGVLATGENLFSHQDARNLIRHGGLRPDRDILQFDPALSYGLVEYLRTLDVLRAHGWSPRRCVPHGGHQFALNIAVGLGLGGNESYPDVFAPFGGFADAVPVEDSRVAMPDVPGIGFEAKSALYAVMRPLEAG
- a CDS encoding TRAP transporter substrate-binding protein → MHHPTRRTLLAGAAATAILPSPHVRAQGGPLRLKCGVVTPDTHPATIRLREAADKVAKETNGAIEVAVFPNGQLGSDTDMLSQLRSGALEMFAQSSSNLATLVPRASLINIAFAWSGYDKVWPAVDGELGAYIRSEITKAGLVPFERMWDNGFRQTTTSTRPIKSPADFEGLKLRVPNSALFTSAFRALGAAPVALNFSEAYSALQTKVVDGQENPLAIITSFKLAEVQKYLSFTNHIWDGFWLMSGNRTWSRLPEDAKAVLARHFDQAALDQRQDIASQGVAMREALAKAGFAINDAPAGPFQDKLRSAGFYTEWKGKYGAEAWGHLEKFAGAVS
- a CDS encoding alpha/beta hydrolase; translated protein: MRGRSLGILLVATVLGACAGTPKGVLAPVAATVPGASKVDMLVATTRKTAANPGEMYSGDRGPALSYADITVSIPPDSMRQPGTVQWPKELPGNPATDFVTLKAETLDRPEAAARLRRSAARTGKRHVLVFVHGFNNRFEDAVYRFAQIVHDTRADVVPVLFTWPSRGSVLAYGYDRESTNYSRNALEGVLRRLAQNPEVAEVTVLAHSMGNWLVLESLRQMAIRDGRVAQKIRDVVLAAPDVDVDLAREAFRDMGPTRPRLSLFVSQDDNALAVSRLVWGNSGARLGAIDPSTEPYRSELARENIAVLNLTTMKGEDALNHGKFAGSPQLVALLGNRLAQGQTITDSRVGLSDRIVQMTAGAAATVGTAAGLAVSAPVAVVDAQSRETYGEHLRNLGQGIGDTAEGAVDLATAPARALGGR
- a CDS encoding chemotaxis protein CheB — protein: MPPTHRRDSPAPGGGAIAHDVVVIGGSSGAVAPLRAILASLPPDSPASYFVVLHMASGSRLAARLGPNPGPLPLATAEDGMAIAPGRVYLAAADRHLLVEPGAIRLGSGPRENTSRPAIDALFRSAALTYGPRVVGVLLSGLLHDGAAGLDAIKARGGLALVQDPDEAEAPDMPRSALAAVQVDARAPTPALGEALARLVALPTGAPGPVPDDLALEVAIAGGRSSSETLGHGADPAPITCPDCGGVLSQLREGGVLRFRCQIGHAYTAEALADAQGDAVESALRIALRVVKERADLVGRMAADAHRRGNALVAGMYEERAREYDGHVRTIRRALRDEAGRSEPG